The genomic interval CTTGTCGAAGAGAGGTGTGTTATTAATTTTCTAAGCAATGGGATGATTTTCACCTGGTGGATGGGATGAAAAATCTCATTGATCTATATGGACCGAGGGAACCAAGTCATAGAGATTTGAGGAGTGGGCTTTTTTGACTTGGGCTttatctgtcatcatttactccccctcaagttgttccaaacctatatacatttctttgttctgctgtacacaaaggaagaaatttggaagaatgtttgtaatgaACCCTATTGTTAAcaactaatctttgttaacattacttaataaaaatacagatgtttattgtttgttcatgttagttcacagtgcattaactaatgttaacaagattttaataatgtattagtaaatgttgaaattaacattaacaaagattaataaatgctgtataagtgcagttcattattagttcatgttaactaatgtagctaactaatgttaattaaagaaccttattgtaaagtataaagtatatttgagactatagactatatctgactatgtgagactatagtttcaattaatcccttttctttgcatgacacattgatattacagtacagaatggctctttcagcattatcctgaacattgtataagcatttgTTTCGTGTGTCGTAGAACGGAAGAGAGGCTCTTGGGAGTGCGTGTAAacgtcacatccttttgattttttttccagcaaaaaCGTCCagagtccttcacataaaaatcagcctacaggctttcatagacaagtGACCTTGTTTATTAAGTTTCATTACAAGCTGTTCATacattggtaataataataattataataaaagattaatacatgaaaaattcttacatatagcccctttaactGACTAAAGCACTATTCACGTGTTTATTTAGTTTCATTGAGAtgctatttttattcatattttgaattagtttttatttctgaattttccatttttattttaattaaagttttcaTAATTTTGTAGTGCtttgtcagccaatcagaatccacttGGCTATAAAAAGCTTGAGCCTTTGAAGAGGCAGATAACAACTGCAAAGcacgcttataataaacagaacattattaTGTGTTGGTGTGGACACTTAATAtagtgtgaacaggccttaataCAGCGTTAACTGATGACATGCAAATAGGTATCACTATCAGCTCTGCTATCAAAAAAGGGGTCATTTGATTTGCCTTAGAGCTGTTTTAGCAAAGCACATCATGGTGTCTGCAGGGTGGCTCTTGTTCATCATGATTTAAGACTCAAATTGGAAGCACAGGCTCCTCTGGGTCTCATTGACGTGATAACTCCAACTACCCAGTGCTGACCCGCTAGTAAAACACCCTAATCAGCACTTCAGAGACTACAAAAATGAGTCACAGATGTTGTAAGTTGCTGATTCTCTCCTGTGCTGCCAGTGCATCATGTACTTTTCTCACTGTTCTAGTGGTCTCCTTTTCCCTGGATGaacaggttgtcctgccctgTCTCCTAGCTCACGTGGCTATAGCGTGACTGGGTAGGGAAATATTGCACCGATGCCATTTTTAGATCCTTCCACACCATAATGCTGGGTGGTGATTACATAAAGAGGACCAGGGCAGCACTCTCCCCTGGTCACTCGTACACTGTAAACAAAACTGGTTATTTACAGCAGGTCAGCTTAATCACATTCATTAAATAATGGTATAAGTGTGTTATACGAGGAtgtgaaaaacatgttttttcttaaacatgtttttaaaagaagtctttaatgctcaccaagtctgtatttatttgagtagaagtacagtaaaaatagtcatatttttagtttcacaccaagaaagataactataacgataaccaTATTATTGTCTacagttttgtcgtctgttgCTTTAAATGCTAGAGCTCTtaaaagcaggatggattctgattggctgtcaatgtttttatagtTCATCAACTGGAAAAtaatgttctgaaagtgattccaatgatattgtttctctgtgccgttattgttatagttgtggtgttctactttgctattcttttatatttagaatgattttagaactttatcattatcattatagttatcgtccttggtgtgaacaagcCTTAAAGTATgcaattcttttaaaaaacatctattgaccccaaacttttcaacgcTACTATAAATTTTAAGTCACCTCAGTTCCCAAAGTGAAGTGCATGGTTTGACAGAGCATGTTTTAGTGTTCAGTAGGCTATAGTTTACAGCAGGGCAAGCTCTGTTTAAGAAATAGAATAGGCAAATACtttaatttgtttgtgtgttgtatGCATGAGGCATTAGCTAAAGGTGCTAAACAGTATCCTGATGTGTGCGTTCAGTTATAAAGAGGCACAGGAGGAATTGCTGGAGTTCCAAGAGGGGAGCAGAGAGCTGGAGACAGAGCTGGAGACACAACTGGGCCAAGCGGAGCATCGCATCAGAGACCTGCAGGCGGACAATGAGAGATTGCATCATGAACTCGACTCGCTcaaggtgagtgtgtgtgagttaaACACAGGCTGAGTGTGTGTAAAGAACATTAAAGCAAGGGCAGACCTAAAGAGTGTGTGTCTTTGCTTTCTCTTTCCTGTAGGAGAAGCTGGAGTATCAGTATTCTCAGAGCTATAAACAGATCTCTGTACTGGAGGATGACCTCAGCCAGACTCGAGGAATCAAGGAGCAGCTGCATAAATACGTCAGAGAGCTAGAGCAGGCCAATGACGacctggagagagctaagaggTCAGAGGGCATCATCTTACAATTCTTAAACTACTCTTAAAAAGCTACATTTTCGGTCAGTGTCTCTTATGCTcctcaaggctgcatttatttgatcaaaaatacagtaaaaacagtaatattgtgaaatattactacaatttgaaacaaccgtttctatttaaatatgttttaaaacttattcctgtgatggcaaaactgaattttcagcatcattactccagtcctcagtgtcacatgatccttcagaaatcattctaatatgctgagttGGTGGTCAGGaaatattctttattattatcattataataacattattatcATATGGTTaacatgttattattatttcttaacatgttgaaattataaatgtcacttttgatcaatttaatgcatccttttattttttttagaataatgtACACTTGTGAATTTCACACAATGAGAcatttattaagaaaataaatgttgtctATTTTGATTACATGTCGTCTTTAAGAGTTCTGCCCTGGTAGATTGTATGCTTTTCCACTATTCTACAGTAATTTATAGTTTATTCCACTATTCTCTGTTACCACAGAGCCACTATTACATCTCTGGAGGACTTTGAGCAGAGGCTGAACCAGGCCATTGAGAGGAATGCCTTTCTGGAGAGTGAACTGGATGAGAAAGAGTCTCTCCTGGTGTCTGTGCAGAGACTCAAAGATGAAGCCAGAGGTATGTACTGACTCTCCTCTCAGAAATTTTGTTATGTGTAATTATAGCTAGTTCCTCATTCCAGGCTTCTCAAGTGTGTACAGATTCTGTTTTGTCAGTATATGGCTTTCCTGCTTGTGGAATGAAGTCATGTTACATACTCATCAGTATTATTGTCTGCAAGTGAAAGTTATAGATCGATATCTGTGTCCATTTGTAGATTTGCGGCAAGAGCTTGCGGTGCGAGAGAGCCGGCCGGAGGTGACGAGAATGTCGGCCCCCAGCTCTCCGACTCCAGACAATGACAAAACAGACTCGGCAGTCCAGGCCTCCCTCTCTCTGCCGGCTACACCTCTCAGCAAGAACCTGGACAATGCTTTCACCAGCCAGACAGGTAGACGGCTGGATTTCTCTCTCAGATGTATACAGTGCCACATGTGTTTTCATGACTCACTTGGTTCTTGTCTTTTGCAGTTCTGGCCAACAGCTCCACTAATGCAGCCCTCACTCCATCTGCTAGAATATCAGCGCTCAATATTGTTGGCGATCTACTGCGCAAAGTTGGGGTGAGTAAAATCTGTAGACTGAACTTTTGATATGAATGAAAGCTATTCAGACAAATAATTGTTCACGGTTTTGTTTGTGGATCACCGTTTGCATAAACAAATTTGGTGTCTAATCCAAGAGTTTGTTCTGTTTCTTAGGCTTTAGAGTCTAAGCTCGCAGCCTGTCGAAATTTTGCCAAGGACCAGGCAGCCAGGAAGAACTATGTCACAAATGTCAACGGCAATCTGATTAACGGCGACATTTCAAATTACTCGCACTCGCTCCACACATCCTACTTCGATAAAGCGTGAGTTGGCCATTTTGTTCTGCTAcagttcagaaaaaaaacaatcaataaaCCATTAGATGTTGATGAGCAGTTACCTTCTTTGATCTACATGTTACCCATAATTGCATTGTGTCCTTCTGATTTCAGTCGGAAGCAGTTTGTTTCACATTAAGGGCTAAAAAAAGGTGTTTCAAAGCTGTTAATTTTGTGTGAGGACTAAAATGAAGGGCAGATTGAAGGAAAGTATGATTGTAATGATACAGGAGATAAAATTCTCTCAGACCTCTGTGTGTTTCTCTCCTCAGCAGAAGAGAGAGGGTCATTTTCCCTGCGTTGCTCTTGGGTAAATGATCCAACTAGGAGTTTTATGTGGGGATCCATGCATGCTGGTTAACAACCCCCTGCATATGACTTAGAGTACTATAATCCACtaggttaaagggatagttcacccaaaaatgaaaatcatcccatgagttactcaccctcaagccatcctaggtgtatatgactatcttctttcagacgaacacaatcagagatatatttaggGATGAGAAGGGATGCGTTTTTGcatgaaaaatatccatatttaaagctttataaattcaaataactagcttccggcaagttgacttgcgccaaatgagtaacccgtgatgcgatgtatgacgcaggatgtaggagtatcgtaatcTTAGATGCCTCTCtgggttcaaacaaatagggctgtgcaacaaactcaagctcctcttctctaaTATCGAATATCGTTCATCGTGTCATTTCATGGGGTCAAAGTTTGCTCTTCCGCCCAAAACGACGTGCGCAGTATGGGTgcggtcgtctgccggaagctagttatttgaatttataaagttttaaatatggatatttttcttacaaaaacgcatcccttcgcttcaaaaggcctttattaactctctggagtcatatggattcttttttttttttatggatggatgcatttatttatttattttgggttcccattcacaaccattataaaccttggatgactaagaatatttttaaatatatctctgattgtgttcgtctgaaagaagatagtcatttacacctaggatggcttgagggtgagtaaatcatgggataatttttgggtgaactaattcCTTTAAGATCATATCATCTCCACTAACATCTTGGTGGTGGCTCCAATTGTCTGTGAAGGTGCACTCCATAGGTTTGCTCAAATATGGTTTATTTACCTAAATGTGAGAGGACTGGGCCAGTGTTTTGACTTTTAGCTGAAGATTCAAAACAAGAAAGGCTCTTTACAAAAATCTTGGAATCTATGGAGTTCACCCTAAGTGCTAAACTACGAGTTTCTCTCCTCATCTGTCTGTCGGTATGAACTGAATTTCAGGATTAGACTGTTCTTGTCATTAGTTAGATCATGTTCATTCTTCttgttaaagtcaacatgaaacaacgGTCACAACTCACTTTACTTCAATAAGgaaatttctgagtgaaacgaGATATTCAATGAGATAAATCTAGGACTGTATGGCATTATTTCTACTGCCATTCacaagtttggagtcagtaagatttagcttttttaaaaaagtcttaGGCTTACCAAGGCGGCATTtattgatcagaaatacagtaaaaacagcaatactggttaatattattacatttcaaaatataacataatatattttaaaagtgatttattcctgtgatggcaagcTGATTTTTCATACTCCAGTCACATGATCTtttagaaataatatttttgtgaaaacagtgatacttttttttttttcgggatACTTTCGTGAttagaatgtaaaaaaaatatataaattttttgtaaaattaagtctttactgtcacttttgatcaattgaacgcatcattgctgaataaaagtataattttctatttaaaaaaaaaaaaaaaaaaggttactgacctcaaactcttgaatggtagtgtaccaGAACAAACTAGCGAATCTACAGTAGCTAAAGCTGAGTTGAAAAAatagctaaaaaaaattaatgagagATTacaaagataatttttttttacatgaatcTAATGAATCATGCATAGTAAGAACAGGAACTCgtattatgaaaataatgggtattaattttaatttcatgttgactttaagcatgtttaatgaataagaagctttaatgtcattttatcCATTTGAGAAGACAAACAGAGTCATTTCAAGAATCTGTGAGTGTCTTTTGGATCAGGAGGGTCTAGAGGATCCACACCTCTACCGCAGTGTTATGCAGCTCACTGCAGTGCTGAATCAGTGTGTCCTGGGAAACGGTACAGAGAGAGGACGTCCAGGGCTTGTGTTTCTGCTGCGTAAGACTTATCAAAACTTTAGATGAGCTTTCTACAGAAATCCAGAGAGTGTTTAGATCAAGATAACAGCAGAGTGGGCCTTGGCAGTCTCCAGTACACTTAAGTGATTTGATTTTGTAATAGTGCCGTACAAATATTACATTAGTGTGTTTCAACTTAACAAGAACAGACAGCGATGTGTAGCTGATGACGGTCATCAAATTACCTTTGTACTGATGGACAGTAGAGTGTTTGTGTCTGGTGTGTCTCTTGGGGCCGTATTGAGTGGTCTAAGCTGTTTTAGGCCTTTGCCTGAGAAAATCTACAGTTTCAGAGCTTCAGAGTTTGTTCCTGCTTGCTTATCTACACCAATTCACTGCAGTGTGAGCTTTGCTACTCATATTAACTGTCCTTTTGGTTTTGGGAAACCTGCTGCTTTTTTATGCCAAATCCCATCTAGTTTATCCAGTTGGTGTGGACTGAAAAGAAATCCTAGCAACAATTCTAACAGTAGTATGAATGGTCTGATGGCTTGCATTGTAGAGGGCTCAAATGCCTCATTTGAAGCATCTAACCTCAGTCTCATGTTTCTGTGAGCACAGCAGGACAGTGAACGGTTTGGACCCCGGCGCCGTGACGAACATCACAGCCCCGCCACGTTCCAACTCTCCATCCGGCCTGGTGCTCAGCGTGTGACACTCACTCCAGAGACAAACTCCATTACATCCACTGAAAGAAGCACTATACAGCAATATAACTAGTCCTTTTAATACACTACTGAATCTGAGTTGAGATTACAGTGGGTTACAACAAGGTTAGTAATGCCCAACTGTAGCAGCACCTCATACTAGTCTCTATGTTGCAATATCCTACATTTTACTGCTGAAATACTTGTTAATATTTCCTAAAGATGTATATACCCATCTAATATATTTATGGTTACTGTTAATTTAGATACaagcatatacagtatgtacataGTTAATTAATTTTTCTCTATTCTTTGCAAATGTGATGTCTTTTAACCACggtctaaaaatgtatttattgctGTAGTGTTGGAAGGCAATGTATGTGAAATCTGAAAACAAAAGGGAATTTACACTATTAATATATGTTGTGCAACACATGCAGTGTTTGTGTATAAGAAGGTAAACTTGatatataaatgatatactGTATTTTGAAGGAAAAAGAAAGATGTGGAGCTATGACTATCTAGACTTACATGTGCACTAATATCCCCAATTCTTCAATCTTGGTTCACAAGGGCAATTTTTTGTTTCCAGGTAGGATTTATATTAAGTGCTAATGTGTGCCTCAGAACTTCCCGTATTTTTGTCCCCTAAAACGTGGCCTGGTGTAAGTGTGAAACGTCTTTGGAGTTGCACATGAAAGATTTGTTTTGGCTCCAGCAGGTTtgcattttaaacattgtttcaGTCATATTGATAATTGACTGCTTTAGTAATACTGTATGACACTTATGCCCTAGAGTCTCAGGTTGGTTTCCCAGCCTCATAGTATTTGCTGGAATAtccattcattattttttttccttgttgTGAATGACAAATCTTATTCATTTTGGTTTGAATAGTGCAATGTGTTAAAGCACTTTTTGTTACTTTTGCGTGCTCAAATAAATGGTAGTGTTCTCATGAGTCTGTATTATTGTAATGAACACTATAATATAGTGTTAccactgtaaaatattacattatataaatgacatttatatagatcagtgatGCCAaccagtgttatatatatatatatatatatatatatatatatatatatatatatatataaaaatataaatatgtatatatgtatgtatatgtatatttgtatttactaatattttttAGAATAGATTTTATTGGCtgcttgatttttatttttgttatatttctgtttagctttatttttatttcagttttagtcattttagtacttaaacttattttaccTCAGTTCCCAAGGCAATGTTTCTAatctttgttttgaatttaaGATTTAAAGGTGCTgcatatgtaatttttttttacttaaatacagtacaaaaataccataatgtttgcagatatttaggaaacatgctaagttcacatacttgtttctctgaaaaacaatgttacagccagttattctactttgaaatgtgctttCCGTGTcgtaatgtctgtttttgttttggtctgtgtgattCCGCCtactgccaatttacccaatagtgtTTTTCAACACaccgggttgccagttggcggaaaacacaGCGTACTGCAGCCACGGAAGCCAGCAAATAAACTAGGTCAGAGATCGCAGTTTCTacccgacctaaaaagcctGGGCATCCATCCACAAAGCTCTGTGACCAGAGGCATATTAAAACGCGGATAAGTCAACTCATCATCTTACAGTGTAAGGCTCGTCGTTCCTGTTGCATGTTCTCAACTTAAACTGGCATCCAGCTTGAACGAGTGTCGATTCTGAGGAGGAGAGGGCGGGAGAAACAACCCTCtgcaatattttgaatttggactgcagtaaccatttcaaccactagctgtcaatattacatactgcacctttaagttaaagtttttatctaatatctattttattttagcggagttttagattttatttcagttaatggaACTGATTTTAATAGGTTTAGTTAACAGTAACAACACTGATGCCGACTGCACAGTGCAACAGCTTTTTATTTATCCAGATTTATTTatgtaagctttttttttttttggtgaaatcgATTTTTAGTTTGAATAGtacataaaaatgttatatatgtttatacaattcaagcagattttttttttcagtggcaGGAATGAGGAACATACATCTGTTTGGCCCACTGTGGTCTATTACTTATTTACACCATTTGCTTCTTACATTTGTGATGTAAAGTCATCTTGCAAAGCCAACTGttgcaatattttaaatatgatcaAGGCAACCAATTTAAATCAtcattgccaacaaaacagctAATAGCTAAATTCTATATCGCCCGTAGACTTTCAATGCAACTTCTGTCCCATTTTAGCAATGACAGAACGATCAAAGAAGGCACTTTATGGCACTTCACAAAATGTCCCACATTGTCCTCATCAGTGCTTGTTTCCTGCAGGTCTCGGTTGAGGGAGTGCAGTCATCATCTCACCTGCCCCCCACACTCTTCTTCTCTATAACTTCATCTATTTGTCTCTGCCTCCTTTCCAGCACCTCCAGCCGTTTGGCCTCATTACGGGATCGCTCCTGCTCCCTGATATCTGCCAGGTCCTCCATGAACAAATGCCTTCATGCACAAGGCAGAATCATGATATCAGACATCACAGCAAAGATGTTAGTCTTAAGATTTTTGGATCCTGGTTATACTCGTTTAACACTGCCATACTGCACAATACTGTGCTTTCTAcacacaatttttattattttatattctaaaCACTATTGCTATACACATAGCCTATGCACGGTGTCAATGTCAAGGGGGCGTGTTATCTCACCTATTCAGAAATGCTGTGGCCAAACCTACGAGCAGTGTCCCAAAAAGAATCGGTTTTGTAAGGCGCTTCCCAGTGGATAGTTTGGACTGTTTCATGCTGGAAATGTACCGTCTTCgtgaaaacagacaaaacagcaAAAGTCTCAGTGAAACTGTAGTTCTGACCTGCACACGGATGAATATATACTGCACATATTAACCCCGAGCATTACTTCCGGCTCGTGCATTATGAAATAGATCgcttcatttatttgagatATTGTCTTACGAAGTAGGGGGGATGCTCTGAATAATTTACCCCAgtataattttatgttttaatattttactggTAAGCAGTTTAATGAGGAATAAGCTTTAGGTCACAGGAACTACAGATGACAGTTAATGCGGGGAAGTATTTACTGACGGACCAGGCGTGTTGAGAAGCTTCAGTGATGGAAAACCCGATCAAATAGACTTTCTGGATTAAATTCATTTGTATTTACAATCTGAAGGTAGACAGTAGCAGAAGCACAAATGACTTTCATCAGCATTATTCTGCACATGTAAGTCTCACCTCTTGTCTTTATTGTTGTCGTGTTAGGCTTTAGTATGAAAATATTGTATGTGTAGATGTACAGTATAGTATGGTGCACTGACGACACCGTTTTATAAAACTGCCCTTTTCTATTTATATGacataaatgttgtgttttacAAAGTTTGCTGCTTCAGTTGTCGTGGTGTTGATTCACATTGTTTCTAGATTATTGTGCAGAGTAAtcagatgcattttaaataattgcaaaaagCTTCATTGgccaagaaaaaagaaaactttatcACAAAAACCCAAATTTCACAGTCATTTTGGCCCTGCACACACAGTGAGGCAAAGACTTTTGGACAACTGCCTGGTGTCAAAAAGGGCAGCAAAGAAGCCAATTCTCTCCAAGAAAAACATCAAGGACAGACTGAAATTCTGCAGGGATTGGATGGCAGAAGACTGGTGCATTATTGGTGCAGTTATTTTCTCTTATGAAGCCCCCTTCCGACTAGTTGGGATATCTGGAGAAACAATTGTCCGGAGAAGAAAAGGTGAACGCTACCATGAGTCAGTGgcgtaactttaaaaaatatatttttttgaagtTAAGTGCTTATTGTAGCCTAAATAGATGCGTATTGAATCATTATATTTAGCCAACCACTACTGTCGAATAGGACTATATCAGCATGAGAGTAATCAAAATGGCTCGGGGAATTTATGACTCTGGATAATCTGTATTTTTTAGAATAGAGATCACGGTTTTTCCACGATTCAAAAAGCAAATTAcacaatcaaacaaaataatatgtaGGGCTAATTTACTTGAgtttctgacaaaatgttttatttaatgttcaaaattaatttataaatgtctAAACTGTTATAGATAAgtctaatattatttttattaatttgaagaATTCAtcatgtaaaaaatgaaattaatgaatgaaatacattttaacagtcactggtcgccacctagtggcttAACAATATAACAGatacaatgtttatttaaagcttAGTTTCAAAGGTCGTCTACTCTTTTTGATCGCGGCTACCGCAGCATCTGTATAAAGTTTACTTTcacataaaaatacagataaaaattatatatatatatataattatagatatagatatagatagaggCTCCCTCATTTATTAGATGGgccccccaaaaaataaaattctggcTACGCCACTGCCATGAGTCCTGTGTCGTGTCAACACTGAAGCATCCTGAGACCATCCATGTGTGCCATCCAGCACTGCCAGGAATAAAGAATGGTATCAATGTCCTGCAAGTGCAACTTCTCCCAACAACCCAGGAGCAATTTGGTGGTGATCTGTGTATTTTTCAAGCATGATGGAGCACGATTTCACAAGCGAAGAGTTATGAATTAGTGGCTTGGAGACCATTACGTT from Ctenopharyngodon idella isolate HZGC_01 chromosome 12, HZGC01, whole genome shotgun sequence carries:
- the ndel1a gene encoding nuclear distribution protein nudE-like 1-A isoform X3; amino-acid sequence: MDANMIPKFASKDEEIDFWKALSLKYKKNYKEAQEELLEFQEGSRELETELETQLGQAEHRIRDLQADNERLHHELDSLKEKLEYQYSQSYKQISVLEDDLSQTRGIKEQLHKYVRELEQANDDLERAKRATITSLEDFEQRLNQAIERNAFLESELDEKESLLVSVQRLKDEARDLRQELAVRESRPEVTRMSAPSSPTPDNDKTDSAVQASLSLPATPLSKNLDNAFTSQTVLANSSTNAALTPSARISALNIVGDLLRKVGALESKLAACRNFAKDQAARKNYVTNVNGNLINGDISNYSHSLHTSYFDKARRERVIFPALLLAGQ
- the ndel1a gene encoding nuclear distribution protein nudE-like 1-A isoform X4 is translated as MDANMIPKFASKDEEIDFWKALSLKYKKNYKEAQEELLEFQEGSRELETELETQLGQAEHRIRDLQADNERLHHELDSLKEKLEYQYSQSYKQISVLEDDLSQTRGIKEQLHKYVRELEQANDDLERAKRATITSLEDFEQRLNQAIERNAFLESELDEKESLLVSVQRLKDEARDLRQELAVRESRPEVTRMSAPSSPTPDNDKTDSAVQASLSLPATPLSKNLDNAFTSQTVLANSSTNAALTPSARISALNIVGDLLRKVGALESKLAACRNFAKDQAARKNYVTNVNGNLINGDISNYSHSLHTSYFDKARERVIFPALLLAGQ
- the ndel1a gene encoding nuclear distribution protein nudE-like 1-A isoform X1, with product MDANMIPKFASKDEEIDFWKALSLKYKKNYKEAQEELLEFQEGSRELETELETQLGQAEHRIRDLQADNERLHHELDSLKEKLEYQYSQSYKQISVLEDDLSQTRGIKEQLHKYVRELEQANDDLERAKRATITSLEDFEQRLNQAIERNAFLESELDEKESLLVSVQRLKDEARDLRQELAVRESRPEVTRMSAPSSPTPDNDKTDSAVQASLSLPATPLSKNLDNAFTSQTVLANSSTNAALTPSARISALNIVGDLLRKVGALESKLAACRNFAKDQAARKNYVTNVNGNLINGDISNYSHSLHTSYFDKARTVNGLDPGAVTNITAPPRSNSPSGLVLSV
- the ndel1a gene encoding nuclear distribution protein nudE-like 1-A isoform X2 gives rise to the protein MDANMIPKFASKDEEIDFWKALSLKYKKNYKEAQEELLEFQEGSRELETELETQLGQAEHRIRDLQADNERLHHELDSLKEKLEYQYSQSYKQISVLEDDLSQTRGIKEQLHKYVRELEQANDDLERAKRATITSLEDFEQRLNQAIERNAFLESELDEKESLLVSVQRLKDEARDLRQELAVRESRPEVTRMSAPSSPTPDNDKTDSAVQASLSLPATPLSKNLDNAFTSQTVLANSSTNAALTPSARISALNIVGDLLRKVGALESKLAACRNFAKDQAARKNYVTNVNGNLINGDISNYSHSLHTSYFDKATVNGLDPGAVTNITAPPRSNSPSGLVLSV